In the genome of Phycodurus eques isolate BA_2022a chromosome 22, UOR_Pequ_1.1, whole genome shotgun sequence, the window GGTCGGCGTTGAAGAGACCCATCCTCATCAGCAGCGTCTGCATCAACCTCTCGAAGAAGCCGAAGTTCCAGATAACCTGCGTGGACCGTAAGCCTTCCTTCAAGTCCTGCGAGACGTGAAAGCTGATGAAAACACAATAGACCGTAACGCAGGTCTTCATAAGACGCCGGGCAGAGACTCACTTTTGTCACCTCCTCATCAAAACGGTCTCCGCACTCCCTCAGCAGCAGACCAATCAGTTTCTCCACGTTGGCGTCCACTGGAGACAAAACGCGCATTGTCGTCAACAAATCAGCAATAACGATGAACTTGAACTTGTGCCGATTGGGATTGTAAACATTCCACTTTCCATCGCCAATGAAATTCAAGCTTTGACGTAACTAAAGTGATGAACAAAGGCCAGTagaaaagccctttctcagtctcgtttttgatgttttataccaaatattagcatcaaagtcactgttctgcttgacacgTTTGTTTTGTCTCAAAAAGTTAGTTTTTTCCACTTTTGGGTCAGAGAGCGATGTTTTTGGTCAAGCCAACCGATGTTCtcctgattactaaagaacggagaATCGAGAAACgctttttttctgttgaaaGAAGAGCGTTTCCTTTGGTAGGTTTGCCGTTTATCTTtccacagaacacaatattgcGTGGGTCTTGAAAGAGGAGTCCAAATGCTCTTAAACGGCCAGCGATGTgtggaactctgctttgaaaacgactgaaatattttagcaaaaaaaaaaaaccccaaaaaacagtACAGTTGAATATGAAGAGCCAATGCGGAATATTTCCAATGGAAATTGACGGAAAATTTTTCCAGCCCTCGCCGACTCACCATCGTCGGGAGAATCGGCCTCCACCTCCGGCAGCGCGAAGGGGATGTCGTCGGCGAGCTCGGTCAGCCTGCTCGCCAACTCGTCCATCTCCTGCGACTCGTTCAGGTCCACTGGAGAAACTTTTTACATACAAttcaatcaaaattatttttaaaaagtcaaatacgGTTTGATTTCTCAGTCCGGATTGTCGGTTTCTTACCGCTTCCAAAATCTCCCGAGGGGTTGACGACATCATTTTGTCCCTCGCGCGCTTTGTGACTATTGTCCATCTCGGGTTTGATGCATCTGAAAATGCTCGGTAGACGTTtccactttttcttcttcttggtttTTTCTTTGTG includes:
- the LOC133397032 gene encoding apoptosis facilitator Bcl-2-like protein 14, translated to MANGRVEIYDPFANHNDLSGVTAEADNLQHMLEFRLLMAYTKRRRRREKKSQLPVEEGGTGSAQIVLAESHKEKTKKKKKWKRLPSIFRCIKPEMDNSHKAREGQNDVVNPSGDFGSVSPVDLNESQEMDELASRLTELADDIPFALPEVEADSPDDVDANVEKLIGLLLRECGDRFDEEVTKDLKEGLRSTQVIWNFGFFERLMQTLLMRMGLFNADPDAPVPQTSPKTQIAVACEVTSRLSTADTLLANRLLGYGATYLQNHFSSWAKQQGGYEAAFNDDDDDDDVQ